One window of the Arvicanthis niloticus isolate mArvNil1 chromosome 23, mArvNil1.pat.X, whole genome shotgun sequence genome contains the following:
- the Siva1 gene encoding apoptosis regulatory protein Siva, producing the protein MPKRSCPFADAAPLQLKVHVSPKELSHGVFAERYSREVFERTKQLLFQGAQAYRDHIWGGGGSIDHLPSSLKSGLVGVPQAARGQMLIGPDGRLTRCQAQASEAGLPRATPTPCSSCMRSVDGKAVCSQCERALCGQCVYTCWGCGALACVLCGLADYADDGEKTLCTSCAMFEA; encoded by the exons ATGCCCAAGCGGAGCTGCCCGTTCGCAGACGCGGCCCCGCTTCAACTCAAAGTCCACGTGAGCCCGAAAGAGCTGAGCCACGGTGTGTTCGCCGAGCGCTACTCGCGCGAGGTTTTCG AAAGAACCAAGCAGCTCCTTTTCCAAGGCGCCCAGGCCTACAGAGATCACATATGGGGCGGAGGTGGCTCCATCGACCACCTGCCAAGCTCACTGAAGTCTGGTCTGGTGGGAGTCCCTCAAGCGGCAAGGGGACAGATGTTGATTGGACCGGATGGCCGACTGACACGGTGCCAAGCTCAGGCCTCGGAAGCTG GCCTTCCCAGGGCCACACCTACCCCTTGTTCGTCCTGCATGAGATCTGTGGATGGGAAGGCAGTCTGCAGCCAGTGTGAGCGGgccctgtgtggacagtgtgtGTATACCTGCTGGGGCTGCGGAGCCTTGGCCTGTGTGCTCTGTGGCCTTGCAGA CTATGCCGACGATGGTGAGAAGACACTTTGCACCAGCTGCGCTATGTTTGAAGCCTGA